The following proteins come from a genomic window of Mycobacterium sp. DL:
- a CDS encoding potassium-transporting ATPase subunit C — protein sequence MKFSTIARQHWAALRALLLFTAILGLAYPLLVWVVAQLPGLDDKAEGSLLEVDGRPVGSSLIGQLYTDPEGNPLPQYFQGRPSAAGDGYDTLSTSASNLGPEDVVDLPDAPSLLTLVCSRSAAAGELDGVSGARPFCTDGGVGAVLSVIGPRDARPTRVVSVNEPCDTTSTPFLATYEGVRVECAEPGEDYRVGRIVPVRGAAADEPQVPADAVTASGSGLDPHISTAYADLQVNRVAAARGMTPDQVRSLVAAHTEGRTLGFLGHPRVNVLELNLALDGSE from the coding sequence ATGAAATTTTCCACCATCGCTCGTCAGCACTGGGCCGCGCTGCGCGCGCTGCTGCTGTTCACCGCCATCCTCGGACTCGCGTACCCGCTGCTGGTGTGGGTTGTCGCCCAGCTGCCCGGCTTGGACGACAAGGCCGAGGGCTCACTGCTCGAGGTCGACGGGCGCCCCGTCGGCAGCAGCCTGATCGGCCAGCTGTACACCGATCCCGAGGGAAACCCGCTGCCGCAGTACTTCCAGGGCCGCCCGTCGGCCGCAGGCGACGGCTACGACACGCTGTCGACCAGCGCAAGCAACCTCGGCCCGGAGGACGTGGTGGATCTGCCCGACGCACCGAGCCTGCTCACCCTGGTGTGTTCGCGCAGCGCGGCCGCCGGCGAATTGGACGGGGTCAGCGGAGCGCGGCCGTTCTGCACCGACGGCGGTGTCGGCGCCGTGCTGTCGGTGATCGGCCCACGGGATGCCCGCCCCACCCGGGTGGTCAGCGTCAACGAGCCCTGCGACACGACGTCGACACCGTTCCTGGCGACCTACGAGGGCGTCCGGGTCGAGTGCGCCGAGCCCGGGGAGGACTACCGCGTAGGACGGATCGTGCCGGTCCGCGGTGCCGCCGCCGACGAGCCGCAAGTGCCCGCGGACGCTGTCACCGCGAGCGGCAGCGGCCTGGACCCGCACATCTCCACCGCCTACGCCGATCTGCAGGTCAACCGGGTGGCCGCCGCCCGCGGCATGACCCCCGATCAGGTGCGCTCGCTGGTCGCAGCCCACACCGAGGGCCGCACGCTGGGCTTCCTGGGGCACCCACGGGTGAATGTTCTCGAGCTCAACCTGGCGCTCGATGGCAGCGAGTGA
- the kdpB gene encoding potassium-transporting ATPase subunit KdpB, which translates to MPVTTIEDAPQQHSEPGTATRVKGGLLDPAMLWTSIPDALRKLDPRTLWRNPVMFIVELGALCSTILAIMEPSWFAWLIVGWLWLTVIFANLAEAVAEGRGKAQAASLRKTQTATTARRLTGWTPGEAGAEEEVGAPLLQQGDVVVVEAGQTIPGDGDVVEGIASVDESAITGESAPVIRESGGDRSAVTGGTTVLSDRIVVRITQKPGESFIDRMIGLVEGANRQKTPNEIALNILLSSLTIIFVFAVTTLQPLAIFSKANNPGVPDTLALNGNGITGIVMVALLVCLIPTTIGALLSAIGIAGMDRLVQRNVLAMSGRAVEAAGDVNTLLLDKTGTITLGNRQASDFVALHGVTADALADAAQLSSLADETPEGRSIVVFAKQRYGLRARTPGELTNATWIEFSATTRMSGVDLDGHRLRKGAAAAVADWVRAEGGTVPAELGDIVDGISAAGGTPLAVGEVRDGRATVLGVIHLKDVVKAGMRERFDEMRRMGIRTVMVTGDNPLTAKAIADEAGVDDFLAEATPEDKMAFIKREQAGGRLVAMTGDGTNDAPALAQADVGVAMNTGTSAAKEAGNMVDLDSDPTKLIEIVEIGKQLLITRGALTTFSIANDIAKYFAIIPALFVGLFPGLDVLNIMRLHSPQSAILSAVVFNAIIIVALIPLSLRGVRYTPSSASKLLSRNLYVFGLGGILAPFIGIKLIDLVIQLFPGM; encoded by the coding sequence ATGCCGGTCACCACCATCGAAGACGCACCACAGCAGCACTCGGAACCCGGTACGGCCACGAGGGTGAAGGGCGGACTTCTCGACCCCGCCATGCTGTGGACATCGATTCCGGACGCGCTGCGCAAGCTCGATCCGCGCACCCTGTGGCGCAACCCGGTGATGTTCATCGTCGAACTCGGTGCACTCTGCAGCACGATTCTGGCGATCATGGAACCCTCCTGGTTCGCCTGGCTGATCGTCGGATGGCTCTGGCTCACCGTGATCTTCGCCAATCTCGCCGAAGCGGTGGCCGAGGGTCGGGGCAAGGCGCAGGCCGCGAGCCTGCGCAAGACCCAGACCGCCACGACGGCACGCCGCCTCACCGGTTGGACACCCGGTGAGGCCGGTGCCGAGGAAGAAGTGGGCGCGCCGCTGCTCCAACAGGGCGATGTGGTCGTCGTGGAGGCCGGCCAGACCATCCCCGGTGACGGCGACGTCGTCGAAGGTATTGCGTCGGTCGACGAATCGGCCATCACCGGCGAATCCGCACCCGTCATCCGCGAGTCGGGCGGCGACCGGTCGGCGGTGACCGGCGGCACGACCGTGCTGTCGGACCGGATCGTCGTCCGGATCACGCAGAAGCCCGGCGAGAGCTTCATCGACCGGATGATCGGGCTCGTCGAAGGTGCGAACCGGCAGAAGACCCCCAATGAGATCGCGCTCAACATCCTGCTGTCCTCGTTGACGATCATCTTCGTCTTCGCCGTAACGACGCTGCAGCCACTGGCGATCTTCTCCAAGGCGAACAACCCGGGGGTGCCGGACACCCTGGCGTTGAACGGAAACGGCATCACCGGCATCGTCATGGTCGCCCTTCTGGTGTGTCTCATCCCGACGACGATCGGGGCGCTGTTGAGCGCCATCGGGATCGCCGGAATGGACCGACTGGTGCAGCGCAATGTGCTGGCCATGTCCGGGCGCGCGGTGGAGGCTGCCGGTGACGTGAACACCCTGCTGCTCGACAAGACCGGCACCATCACGCTCGGCAACCGTCAGGCTTCCGACTTCGTCGCTCTGCACGGGGTGACGGCCGACGCGCTGGCCGACGCGGCCCAGTTGTCCAGCCTGGCCGACGAGACACCGGAAGGCCGGTCCATCGTGGTGTTCGCCAAACAGCGGTACGGACTGCGGGCCCGCACCCCCGGCGAGCTGACCAACGCCACCTGGATCGAATTCTCCGCCACCACAAGGATGTCGGGTGTCGACCTGGACGGTCACCGACTGCGCAAGGGTGCGGCCGCCGCAGTGGCCGATTGGGTTCGCGCCGAAGGCGGCACGGTGCCGGCCGAACTCGGCGACATCGTCGACGGGATCTCCGCTGCCGGCGGCACGCCGCTGGCCGTCGGTGAGGTCCGGGATGGCAGGGCGACCGTTCTCGGGGTCATTCACCTCAAGGACGTCGTCAAGGCGGGGATGCGGGAACGCTTCGACGAGATGCGCCGGATGGGGATCCGCACGGTGATGGTAACCGGCGACAACCCGTTGACCGCCAAAGCCATTGCCGACGAGGCCGGTGTCGACGACTTCCTCGCCGAGGCCACCCCCGAGGACAAGATGGCCTTCATCAAACGGGAGCAGGCCGGTGGCCGACTCGTCGCGATGACGGGCGACGGCACCAACGACGCGCCCGCGCTGGCCCAGGCCGATGTGGGGGTGGCCATGAACACCGGCACCTCGGCGGCCAAGGAAGCCGGCAACATGGTCGATCTCGACTCCGATCCGACCAAGTTGATCGAGATCGTCGAGATCGGCAAGCAGTTGCTGATCACCCGCGGTGCGCTGACGACGTTCTCCATCGCCAACGACATCGCGAAGTACTTCGCGATCATCCCGGCACTGTTCGTCGGCCTGTTCCCCGGTCTGGACGTGCTCAACATCATGCGCTTGCACAGCCCGCAGTCGGCGATCCTGTCCGCGGTGGTCTTCAACGCGATCATCATCGTCGCCCTGATCCCGTTGTCGCTGCGCGGAGTTCGATACACCCCGAGCAGTGCGTCAAAGCTGTTGAGCCGCAACCTCTACGTCTTCGGACTCGGCGGCATCCTCGCGCCGTTCATCGGTATCAAACTGATCGATCTGGTCATCCAACTCTTCCCGGGAATGTGA
- a CDS encoding propionyl-CoA synthetase — protein sequence MPRYRDLFDTSINDPAAFWADAATAVTWTREPQRILDDTHPPFYRWFPDAELNTCANALDRHVENGRGEQPALIYDSAVTDTKRTYTYAELLDHTARFAGALRGLGVGRGDRVVIYMPMIPEAVIAMLACARLGAVHSVVFGGFAPHELAVRIDDVRPTVIVSASCGIEPSRVVEYKPMLDAAVAMVSHPPQHCVVVQRDRHRCDLVEGRDVDWEDAMASASPVDAVPVAATDPLYVLYTSGTTGKPKGIVRDNGGHAVALLWSMQHIYDIGPGDVFWAASDVGWVVGHSYIVYAPLLVGATTVLYEGKPVGTPDPGAFWRVASEHGVKALFTAPTAIRAIRKEDPEGKYLADYDLSALQYLFLAGERLDPDTYHWATDKLGIPVIDHWWQTETGWPIASNPMGTEQLPLKPGSPTVPMPGYDVHILHDDGNGCEIGQEGAICIRLPLPPGTLPTLWNAEDRFEASYLSEHPGYYLTGDGGRFDEDGYLFVMGRIDDVINVAGHRLSTGAIEEVLATHPSVAECAVIGVADEIKGQAPRGLVVVKAGAATDGLAEQLVKLVRDEIGSVAAFKLVDVVPALPKTRSGKILRKTMRGIAAGRDEPVPSTIEDPAVLDALTPILRS from the coding sequence ATGCCCCGGTACCGCGACCTCTTCGACACCAGCATCAATGACCCGGCCGCCTTCTGGGCCGATGCGGCCACCGCGGTCACCTGGACCCGCGAGCCGCAGCGCATCCTCGACGACACGCATCCGCCGTTCTACCGCTGGTTCCCCGACGCCGAACTCAACACCTGCGCCAATGCGCTGGACCGCCACGTCGAGAACGGGCGCGGCGAGCAGCCCGCGCTGATCTACGACTCCGCGGTCACCGACACCAAGCGCACCTACACCTACGCCGAACTGCTCGACCACACCGCCCGGTTCGCCGGCGCACTGCGCGGCCTCGGTGTCGGCCGCGGCGACCGGGTGGTGATCTACATGCCGATGATCCCCGAGGCCGTCATCGCCATGCTGGCCTGCGCCCGGTTGGGTGCGGTGCACTCGGTGGTGTTCGGCGGGTTCGCCCCGCACGAACTGGCGGTGCGCATCGACGACGTCCGGCCGACGGTGATCGTGTCCGCGTCGTGCGGGATCGAGCCGTCCCGCGTCGTCGAGTACAAGCCGATGCTCGATGCCGCGGTGGCGATGGTGTCCCACCCTCCGCAGCATTGTGTTGTGGTGCAACGAGATCGGCACCGCTGCGACCTCGTCGAGGGTCGAGATGTGGACTGGGAGGACGCGATGGCGAGCGCGTCGCCCGTCGACGCGGTGCCCGTCGCGGCGACCGACCCGCTCTACGTGCTCTACACCTCCGGGACCACGGGCAAGCCCAAGGGCATCGTCCGTGACAACGGCGGGCACGCGGTCGCGTTGCTGTGGAGCATGCAGCACATCTACGACATCGGGCCCGGCGACGTGTTCTGGGCGGCCTCCGACGTCGGCTGGGTGGTCGGCCACTCCTACATCGTCTACGCCCCGCTGTTGGTGGGCGCGACGACGGTGCTCTACGAAGGCAAGCCCGTCGGCACCCCCGATCCCGGAGCGTTCTGGCGGGTGGCGTCCGAACACGGTGTGAAGGCGCTCTTCACCGCACCCACAGCGATCCGGGCGATCCGCAAGGAGGATCCGGAAGGCAAATACCTTGCCGACTACGATCTCTCAGCGCTGCAGTATCTGTTCCTGGCCGGGGAGCGACTCGACCCCGATACCTACCACTGGGCCACCGACAAGCTCGGCATCCCGGTCATCGACCACTGGTGGCAGACCGAGACCGGGTGGCCGATCGCCTCCAATCCGATGGGCACCGAACAGCTTCCGCTCAAGCCGGGATCGCCCACCGTTCCGATGCCCGGGTACGACGTGCACATCCTGCACGACGACGGGAACGGCTGCGAGATCGGCCAGGAGGGCGCGATCTGCATCCGGCTGCCGTTGCCGCCCGGCACGCTGCCCACGCTGTGGAACGCCGAGGACCGGTTCGAGGCGTCGTACCTGTCCGAACATCCCGGCTACTACCTCACCGGCGACGGCGGTCGCTTCGACGAGGACGGCTATCTGTTCGTGATGGGCCGCATCGACGACGTGATCAACGTGGCCGGGCACCGCCTGTCGACGGGGGCGATCGAGGAGGTGCTCGCCACCCACCCGTCGGTGGCGGAGTGCGCGGTGATCGGAGTGGCCGACGAGATCAAGGGGCAGGCCCCGCGAGGGCTGGTGGTCGTCAAGGCGGGCGCCGCCACCGACGGTCTCGCCGAGCAACTCGTGAAGTTGGTGCGCGACGAGATCGGCTCGGTGGCCGCGTTCAAGCTGGTCGACGTCGTGCCGGCGCTGCCGAAGACACGGTCGGGCAAGATCCTGCGCAAGACGATGCGCGGCATCGCCGCAGGCCGCGACGAGCCGGTGCCCTCCACCATCGAGGATCCCGCGGTGCTCGACGCACTCACGCCGATTCTTCGGTCCTGA
- a CDS encoding sensor histidine kinase KdpD: MTTLPGRPVDDGHVSSSDSRDKRGELRIYLGAAPGVGKTFAMLGEAHRRLERGTDVVAAVVETHGRKKTAELVDGIEVVPPKLIEYRGRSFEELDTEAVLRRHPEVVLVDELAHTNTPGSKNPKRWQDIEELLDAGITVITTVNVQHLESLNDVVTQITGIEQQEKVPDEVVRAADQIELVDITPEALRRRLAHGNVYAPERVDAALSNYFRRGNLTALRELALLWLADQVDAALEKYRADNKITDTWEARERVVVAVTGGAESETLVRRASRIASRSGAELMVVHVVRGDGLSGISAPQMGRIRELAVSLGATLHSVAGDDVPAALLDFARQMNATQLVLGTSRRSRWARIFDEGIGATVVQRSGKIDVHMVTHDEARGTSLWARVSPRQRHVTSWLAAVVVPSVIAALTALLLDRFLGIGGESALFFVGVLIVALLGGVAPAVLSAVLSGILLNYLLTEPRYTFTISEPDSAITIVVLLVVAVAVAALVDGAASRAREAQLAAQEAELLALFAGSVLRGADLDTLLERVREAYSQRAVSLVRGEGQRAEILGCAGSDPCVSADAADTAIEVGSGDDPDAFRLLMTGRRLTARDRRVLGAVANQAAGLVTQKELTEEAGRAEAIARADELRRSLLSAVSHDLRTPLAAAKASVSSLRSDDVGFSPEDTEELLATVEESIDQLTALVGNLLDSSRLAAGVVRPELRKVYLEEAVPRALLGINKGTRGIGSSSLGRVKIEVNDSVVMADSGLLERVLANVIDNALRYSDDHPVRVTAGRVGDRVLIAVADEGPGIARGHEGQLFAPFQRLGDHDTSIGVGLGLSVARGFVEAMGGTIASTDTPGGGLTIEIDLAAPPADGAP, from the coding sequence ATGACCACATTGCCCGGCCGGCCAGTGGATGATGGGCATGTGAGCTCGTCGGACTCGCGCGACAAGCGGGGTGAACTGCGCATCTACCTCGGTGCGGCGCCGGGCGTCGGTAAGACCTTCGCGATGCTCGGCGAGGCACATCGACGCCTCGAACGCGGCACCGACGTGGTGGCCGCCGTCGTCGAGACTCACGGCCGGAAGAAGACCGCGGAGTTGGTCGACGGCATCGAGGTGGTGCCACCGAAGCTCATCGAATACCGCGGCCGCAGCTTCGAGGAACTCGACACCGAGGCCGTCCTGCGACGGCACCCGGAGGTGGTGCTGGTCGACGAACTCGCCCACACCAACACCCCGGGCAGCAAGAACCCCAAACGGTGGCAGGACATCGAGGAACTCCTCGACGCCGGGATCACCGTCATCACCACCGTCAACGTGCAGCACCTCGAAAGCCTCAACGACGTCGTCACCCAGATCACCGGCATCGAGCAGCAGGAGAAGGTGCCCGACGAGGTGGTGCGCGCCGCCGATCAGATCGAGTTGGTGGACATCACACCGGAGGCGTTGCGGCGCAGGCTCGCTCACGGCAACGTCTATGCACCTGAGCGGGTGGATGCGGCACTGTCCAACTACTTCCGGCGAGGCAACCTGACAGCGCTGCGTGAACTGGCGCTGCTGTGGTTGGCCGACCAGGTCGACGCCGCACTGGAGAAGTATCGCGCCGACAACAAGATCACCGACACCTGGGAGGCGCGCGAACGCGTCGTCGTCGCCGTCACCGGCGGGGCGGAGTCGGAGACATTGGTGCGCAGGGCATCCCGGATCGCATCTCGGTCCGGCGCCGAGCTGATGGTGGTCCACGTGGTGCGCGGCGACGGGCTGTCCGGCATCTCCGCACCGCAGATGGGGAGAATCCGGGAACTGGCCGTGTCACTCGGCGCGACCCTGCACAGCGTGGCCGGTGACGATGTGCCCGCCGCGCTGCTCGACTTCGCCCGCCAGATGAACGCCACCCAGTTGGTCCTCGGCACGTCACGGCGATCTCGCTGGGCGCGCATCTTCGACGAGGGTATCGGCGCCACCGTCGTCCAGCGATCCGGCAAGATCGACGTCCACATGGTGACCCACGACGAGGCCCGCGGCACCTCGCTGTGGGCCAGGGTCTCGCCGCGGCAACGACACGTCACGTCTTGGCTTGCAGCCGTTGTGGTTCCGTCCGTGATCGCGGCCCTCACCGCGCTTCTGCTGGACAGGTTCCTCGGAATCGGCGGCGAGAGCGCCCTGTTCTTCGTCGGTGTCCTGATCGTCGCGCTGCTCGGCGGCGTGGCGCCGGCGGTGCTCTCGGCGGTGCTGTCCGGGATCCTGCTGAATTACCTCCTCACCGAACCGAGGTACACCTTCACCATCTCCGAACCGGACAGCGCCATCACGATCGTCGTGCTGCTCGTGGTCGCCGTCGCGGTGGCCGCACTGGTCGACGGCGCCGCGAGCCGCGCCCGGGAAGCTCAGCTGGCCGCTCAGGAAGCCGAGTTGCTGGCGTTGTTCGCCGGATCGGTGCTGCGCGGAGCAGATCTCGACACCCTGCTGGAGCGGGTCCGCGAGGCATACTCGCAGCGGGCGGTCAGCCTGGTGCGCGGCGAAGGGCAGCGAGCGGAGATACTCGGCTGCGCAGGCTCCGACCCGTGCGTGAGCGCCGATGCGGCCGACACCGCCATCGAGGTCGGCTCGGGCGACGACCCCGACGCGTTCCGGCTGCTGATGACCGGACGTCGGCTCACCGCCCGCGACCGCCGGGTGCTCGGCGCAGTCGCCAACCAGGCGGCCGGGCTGGTCACGCAGAAGGAACTGACCGAGGAAGCCGGCCGGGCCGAAGCCATCGCCCGAGCAGACGAACTGCGCCGTTCCCTGCTGTCGGCGGTCAGCCATGACCTGCGCACCCCGCTGGCCGCCGCCAAAGCGTCGGTGTCGAGCCTGCGCAGCGACGATGTCGGCTTCTCCCCCGAGGACACCGAAGAGTTGCTGGCGACCGTCGAGGAGTCGATCGATCAGCTGACGGCGCTGGTCGGCAACCTGCTCGACTCGTCGCGCCTCGCTGCCGGCGTGGTGCGCCCCGAACTGCGCAAGGTCTACCTGGAGGAGGCGGTTCCGCGAGCACTGCTCGGAATCAACAAGGGCACCAGAGGTATTGGGAGCAGCTCGCTGGGCCGGGTGAAGATCGAGGTGAACGACTCTGTGGTGATGGCGGACAGCGGACTGCTCGAACGGGTGCTCGCCAACGTCATCGACAACGCACTGCGCTACTCCGACGACCATCCGGTGCGGGTCACCGCGGGGCGGGTGGGTGACCGGGTGCTGATCGCCGTTGCCGACGAGGGTCCCGGCATCGCCCGCGGTCACGAAGGACAGCTGTTCGCACCGTTCCAGCGACTCGGCGATCACGACACCAGCATCGGTGTCGGCCTTGGCCTTTCGGTTGCCCGAGGTTTCGTCGAAGCAATGGGCGGCACCATCGCCTCCACGGACACCCCCGGTGGTGGGTTGACGATCGAGATCGACCTCGCCGCGCCGCCTGCAGACGGTGCGCCGTGA
- a CDS encoding response regulator, with translation MTTPAKTRVLVIDDEPQILRALRINLSVRGYEVHTATSGAQGLRVAADHRPDVVVLDLGLPDMSGIEVLAGLRGWLTAPVIVLSARTDSADKVEALDAGADDYVTKPFGMDEFLARLRAAVRRAAAAADTDEPVVETSSFTVDLAAKKVTRNGAEVHLTPTEWGMLEMLVRNRGKLVGREELLKEVWGPAYAKETHYLRVYLAQLRRKLEADPSHPVHLITEAGMGYRFQA, from the coding sequence GTGACGACGCCCGCCAAGACCCGGGTTCTCGTCATCGACGACGAACCGCAGATCCTGCGCGCGCTGCGGATCAACCTGTCGGTGCGCGGCTACGAGGTGCACACCGCCACGAGCGGGGCCCAGGGACTTCGGGTGGCCGCCGATCACCGGCCCGATGTGGTGGTGCTCGACCTCGGCCTGCCCGACATGTCCGGCATCGAGGTCCTCGCCGGACTGCGCGGTTGGCTCACCGCACCGGTGATCGTGCTGTCCGCTCGCACCGACTCCGCCGACAAAGTCGAGGCGCTCGATGCCGGCGCCGACGACTACGTGACCAAACCCTTTGGCATGGACGAGTTCCTGGCCCGCCTGCGGGCCGCGGTACGCCGGGCTGCAGCAGCCGCCGACACCGACGAGCCCGTCGTCGAGACGTCGTCGTTCACCGTCGATCTGGCTGCCAAGAAAGTCACCCGCAACGGCGCGGAGGTGCACCTGACCCCGACCGAGTGGGGCATGCTCGAGATGCTGGTACGCAACCGCGGCAAGCTCGTCGGCCGCGAGGAACTGCTCAAGGAAGTCTGGGGACCCGCCTACGCCAAGGAGACCCACTATCTGCGGGTGTACCTGGCGCAGTTGCGACGCAAACTCGAAGCCGACCCGTCGCACCCGGTGCACCTGATCACCGAGGCCGGTATGGGCTACCGCTTCCAGGCGTGA
- a CDS encoding alpha/beta hydrolase gives MTNQPPPIGEVRRSFVTARGVRFHVTEAGPADGRPVLALHGWPQHHWVYRDLLADPPPGMRIIAPDLPGYGWSGPAPHRWAKEDVVSDLVALLDELGVDRFLLVGHDWGGFIGYLLTMRIPERIDGYLVLNIAHPWVPPKVFARHAWRFAQYQPHIAIAGVPLQRRSRFLERLYKHAAPGLGPEVVRTYTERFRDPVVARTARDTYRTFLFRELPAAARKGERRRVTVPVRALFGKDDKAIHPDLAAAETARADDYTLEVVDGGHFILDENPDGVRAKLIALAAEFPAIAAE, from the coding sequence ATGACGAACCAACCCCCGCCGATCGGAGAGGTGCGCAGGAGCTTTGTCACCGCCCGAGGGGTGCGATTCCACGTGACCGAGGCCGGTCCGGCCGACGGTCGTCCGGTCCTGGCCCTGCACGGGTGGCCGCAGCACCACTGGGTGTACCGCGACCTGCTGGCCGACCCGCCGCCCGGGATGCGGATCATCGCCCCCGATCTGCCCGGCTACGGGTGGTCCGGGCCGGCGCCGCACCGGTGGGCGAAGGAGGACGTCGTCAGCGATCTGGTGGCGTTGCTGGACGAGCTCGGCGTGGACCGGTTCCTGCTCGTCGGGCACGACTGGGGCGGCTTCATCGGTTATCTGCTGACCATGCGGATACCGGAGCGCATCGACGGTTACCTCGTCCTGAACATCGCCCATCCGTGGGTGCCTCCGAAGGTGTTCGCGCGGCATGCGTGGCGGTTCGCGCAGTATCAGCCACACATCGCGATCGCCGGCGTGCCGCTGCAACGGCGCAGCCGATTCCTCGAGCGTCTCTACAAGCATGCGGCGCCCGGCCTCGGCCCGGAGGTCGTCCGTACCTACACCGAGCGGTTCCGGGATCCGGTGGTCGCGCGAACCGCGCGCGACACGTACCGGACGTTCCTGTTCCGCGAGTTGCCCGCCGCGGCGCGCAAGGGTGAGCGGCGGCGCGTGACGGTTCCGGTGCGTGCCCTGTTCGGTAAGGACGACAAGGCGATCCACCCGGATCTGGCGGCGGCCGAGACCGCCCGCGCCGACGACTACACCCTCGAAGTCGTCGACGGCGGACACTTCATCCTCGACGAGAACCCGGACGGTGTGCGCGCCAAGCTGATTGCCCTGGCCGCCGAGTTCCCGGCCATCGCTGCGGAATAG
- a CDS encoding DUF4383 domain-containing protein — protein sequence MAGTPKYMAVQGAALIVGSALVLIGVLGFVPGVTTHLDQLAWAGQRSGAMLFGTFLVSALVNILHLLIGAAGFILARSYAGARAYLLGGGLIYLGLWLYGMFVEHGSSAHVLPFNSADNWLHAGLGGVMVLLAVTLAGQRDPTKRRPRRMRSAA from the coding sequence ATGGCTGGCACGCCGAAGTACATGGCTGTCCAGGGTGCGGCCTTGATCGTGGGCTCGGCGCTCGTGCTGATCGGCGTGCTGGGCTTCGTTCCCGGGGTGACCACTCATCTCGACCAGCTCGCCTGGGCGGGGCAGCGCTCCGGCGCAATGCTTTTCGGCACCTTCCTGGTGTCCGCGCTGGTGAACATCCTGCATCTGCTGATCGGCGCCGCTGGTTTCATCCTGGCCCGGTCCTACGCGGGCGCCCGTGCCTACCTGCTGGGCGGCGGGCTGATCTACCTGGGGTTGTGGCTCTACGGAATGTTCGTCGAACACGGCAGCAGCGCCCACGTCCTGCCCTTCAACAGTGCCGACAACTGGCTGCACGCGGGATTGGGCGGGGTGATGGTGCTGCTCGCGGTCACGCTGGCCGGCCAGCGCGACCCGACCAAGCGGCGACCGCGCAGAATGCGGTCCGCCGCCTAG